A segment of the Corylus avellana chromosome ca2, CavTom2PMs-1.0 genome:
GGGCAAATAAAAATCCTCATCAGGAGTTGGGTCCTGATTGATTGGTTCCTTTCCTGAAAGAAGTTCCAGCAAGATTATCCCAAAGCTGTATATGTCACTCTCTTCGCTTGCATCCTTCATTTTGATCAGCTCAGGGGCTCTGTATCCCTCAGCTGCTGAAGCTTCAAGCATTTCTTGGCCAGCAGTAGCATTCAACAGAAGATGAAGGCCAAAATCAGAGATGCATGGTTGGTAATTGCGATCCAAAAGTATGTTTCTTGACTTGATGTTTCCATGGACTATGGGCTTGTGCATTCCTGTATGGAGATGTTCCAGTCCCTTGGCTATTCCAATTGAAATGCTGTAAATGTTTGCCCATTTGAAAGACTCCCCATTACCATCtgccaaaataaaaacagagtTGCTCTGTTCAAATTGTTTGGTTTCAACTGAATATAGATGGTACAAAgagaaattaaatctaaaacacCTAAGAGCATGTTGGAAATTGcgttaaaaagttttaaaaaaatgctttagtacataaaaagttATCCCGACCAAAAACGTGTTGGTTtgataaaaaacttaaaaagcacttttttgacctttaaaaaaacccaaaacacagcgttttggaaaaacttaaaaatgaagttttttcaagcttttataaataaaagctatatttttcaacacaatctcaaacggGCTATAAGATTGTTTATgcaagataaggaagaaaatattattttaaagaaaGCGAAAGATGAAATAACAAGGTGAACCAGCGTTATCATCGGCTCTTTTTCAAGAGAAAAAAGGGGAGAAACTGACAAAGTTGGGTGCCGACAGATGAATTATNNNNNNNNNNNNNNNNNNNNNNNNNNNNNNNNNNNNNNNNNNNNNNNNNNNNNNNNNNNNNNNNNNNNNNNNNNNNNNNNNNNNNNNNNNNNNNNNNNNNTCATACAAAATTTACACTActcttatataatttttgacacaataacaattaaataattaaaaaattcaagttgTTGAGATGGTATTTGCCATATAAGATGCCCTATCAATTTACAGAAAGAATAAAGTAAGATTGACACTTTCTCTAGCACTTTTCTTTTAGAAAGTGTGATAAAGGTAAAGTTTGAGGATATGATATATTTCATGGGTTGGGTGCTGCTAAAGGTGTTATGAGTCGTTGTTTACAAGCTAATACTTATAGTTTATCACATCAGTCACCAAAATGTAAAttattacataataaatatttttataaaatgtgaaTTGCATAAAAAAGTTGAATTATAATCTtcttcagttcatttgaataggagaatatttaattagttatattaaaatggtatttttgttcccttaaaaagtgaaaagacacaaatattattcaaatataactaactggagaTGATCTTAATTCAACTACAATCATTTCACCCCTTTATTACGGAgggaaattgaaaatttcattggattacagtttttttttttttttttaatcttaattagagttttttggtttgaaatagGACGATGttgaatgaaataataaataaaatatacattGTTCTTATCAAAATACTTATAgtatataataatgaatatcttgattgattctttgaatTAGTAATGGGTAACATGACTCATGAAAAGaaaagctttgttttttttaatatttatactTTTGATACATCCAAAGAGAGAAGCAAGATATTCAAATTAATGTTTTGAGTTGTTAGCTTCAAAGCTCATATAATTGCTAACAAAGATATAACCACTACGAAAGAAGCATAGTGGGTTCCAACCTTATCCTAAATAGTAATAAATGTAttgagttaattaatttttaaatggaGGCTTGATCCTTATTGACTATTGAGTTTGTAGGTGAAACctagtaatgctacaagtttctCTTGTATCATTTTGTAGTCTCTTCAATAATAATGTCGCtattaaatttaccattggaCTTGTCATCAaccattattagattttgataaataataaatttaatagccacatcattcttgaaaggactcaataaaaatataagaggGACTTGTAGAATTACTCGATAAAACCTTATAAATTACTTTATTTATGACTTGTGAGCTCTATATGTTAAATCTAAACCGGTAAAGTACCACATGTATGTCCACATTTATTGTTGTCACTTTAAATATTCCACTATCCTATTATGCTAAGGTGACTTGTGAGCT
Coding sequences within it:
- the LOC132168578 gene encoding putative kinase-like protein TMKL1; this translates as MTLLSPNSLPKRTAFIDAKASAVVRCFRFNFSLYHLYSVETKQFEQSNSVFILADGNGESFKWANIYSISIGIAKGLEHLHTGMHKPIVHGNIKSRNILLDRNYQPCISDFGLHLLLNATAGQEMLEASAAEGYRAPELIKMKDASEESDIYSFGIILLELLSGKEPINQDPTPDEDFYLPNFMRNAVLGHRIADIFHPGILVSNMHDGHREVTEESILKFFRLAMSCCSPSPSLRPNIKQVIWKLEDIGK